CGACCGGCCGAGGACCGGCAGCTTCGTCAGGCACTCGTGCCAACGCAGGAAGTGGTCGAGATCAAGAATGGCAAGAAGGTCACGGTCGAGCGCAAGCTGTACCCAGGTTACGTGCTCGTCGAAATGATAATGAATCAGGAGACGGCGCACGTCATCAATTCAATTCAGGGCGTGATCAAGTTCGTCGGTCACGACCAGCGCTTTCCGCAGCCGCTCCGGGCCGATGAAGTGAACCGCCTCCTCGGCATCGCCGACGAGACGGAGCAAGAGGAGCCGAAGGAAGAGATTCCGTTCCTCGTTGGACAGGCGGTCGCGATTACGGAGGGTCCATTCACCGACTTCAACGGAACCGTCGAAGAGGTGATTGTGGACAAGGGAAAGGTGCGCGTGTCGGTCAGTCTGTTCGGTCGACCGACGAGCGTGGAGTTGGATTATCTGCAGTTGAGAGCGTACTAAAAATGGTTGTTGGTTCTCGGTCGTTGGTGGTTGGTGAAGACGGACGCACCAACAACGAACGACCAATCACCAACCACCACCGTCAGCCACCACTCTGACGCAAAACTCCAGTGGGAGTCTGGGGCGCGAAAGCGCCACGGTCGAACCAGCAGTGAGGTAACATGGCCAAGAAAGTCGCGGGATTCGTGAAGCTGCAGATCCCCGCGGGTCAGGCGACGCCGGCACCACCGGTGGGTACGGCGCTTGGTCCGCAGGGCATCAACATCATGGCGTTCGTGAAGGAGTTCAACTCGCGAACCCAGAAGGAGGCGGGGACGATTCTCCCCGTCGAGATCACCATCTTCTCGGACAAGTCCTTCACCTTCATCACGAAGACGCCGCCAGCGGCGGTGCTCCTCAAGAAGGAGGCGGGGATCGAGAAGGGTTCGGGTCAGCCGAACCGCAACAAGGTCGGGAAAGTGACCAAGGCGCAGATCCGCAAGATCGCCGAGATCAAGCTGCCTGATCTGAACTGTGATTCACTCGAGTCGGCCATGGCGATGGTCGCCGGCGCCGCGCGCTCCATGGGCGTGGAGGTCGTCGACTGATGCAGACGCATGGGAAGAAGTACAACAACGCGGCGAAGAACCGCGACATCACATCGCTGTATCAGCCACGGCAGGCACTCGAGATCGTGAAGAAGTCAGCGTACGCCAAGTTCGACGAGACAATCGAAGTGGCGGTACGCCTCGGAGTCGATCCGCGTCACGCCGACCAGGTCGTGCGTGGCACTGTCGTGCTTCCGGCGGGTACTGGTAAGTCCGTTCGCGTGCTCGTGATCGCGGCGGGTGACCGAGCGCGCGAGGCGCAGGAAGCCGGTGCGGACTTCGTCGGTCCCGAGTACATCCAGCGCATCAAGGACGGGTGGCTCGAGTTCGACGTTTTGATCGCGACGCCGGATCAGATGGGTCAGCTGGGTCAACTCGGACGCGTTCTCGGTCCCCGCGGCCTCATGCCGAACCCGAAGGCCGGCACTGTGACAATGAACGTTGGCAACGCGGTGCGGGAAACCAAGGCGGGTAAGATCGAGTTCCGCGTCGACAAGAGTGGCAACGTACACGCGGCGATCGGCAAGGTCTCGTTCGGCGTCGAGGCGCTCGAGACGAATTTCACGGCGTTCATGGACCAGATCGTTCGGCAGAAGCCAGCGGCCGCGAAGGGTGTGTACGTCCAGAACGTATGCATCTCGAGCACGATGGGACCGGGCGTCACAATCGACACTACACCATATCGGTAACGAGCGATGAACCGCACCGAGAAAGAGCAGCTCGTCACCGAGCTGAAAGACAAGATCAAGAACGCTCCGGCGCTCTATTACACCGACTTCACGGGATTGAACGTGAAGCGGATGACGGAGCTGCGGCGTCGTTTGCGCAGAGCAAACATTGAGTATGTCGTCATCAAGAACACACTCGCGTTGCGTGCCGTGAACGAAAGTGGGCTCGTTGCCGATCGCCTGCGTGGTCCGACGGGGCTCGTCGTCGCCAGGGATCCGGTGACGGCCGCGAAGGTGCTGCAGGACTTCGCGAAGGAGAACGATCAGAAGCCGGCGCTGAAGGGCGGCATGCTGGACGGCCGTTCGATCGCCGTCGCGCAGGTGAAGCAGTTGGCCTCGATGCCGTCGCGCGAGCAGATGCTCGCTCAGCTCGGCGCCGGGCTGCAGTCGCCATTGGCCGCCTTTGCCGGCGCGCTGAATGGCTTGTTGTACATGTTCGCTGGAGCGCTTGAAGCGCTGCACCAGCAGCGCGGCGGCTCCGCCGCTTAATCCCCAGGCACCGAGCCTGACTTACTGCCCAGGATTGCCTGGGATTACGAGGAGACAAATCACGATGCCAACGACGCTGAGCAAGGACGAGATTATCGAAGCGATCGGCAATATGAGCGTTTTCGAACTGCATGATCTGATCGAGACGTTCAAGAGCCGTTTCAATGTGACCATCGCCGCCGCCCCGGTGGGCGCCGCCCCGGCCGCAGGTGGCGGCGGCGGTGCTGCTGCACCGGTCATGGAGGAGCAGACGGAATTCGATGTCGTCCTGAAGGAAGCGGGCGCGAAGAAGATTCAGGTCATCAAGGTCGTGCGTGAGCTGACCGGACTGGGCCTGAAGGAAGCGAAGGATCTGGTCGACGGTGCACCGCAGACGGTGAAGTCGGGTGTATCGAAGGACGAATCGGCCACTGTCAAGGCGAAGCTCGAGGAGCAAGGCGCGACGGTAGAAGTGAAGTAGGGTGTTTGGTGGTTGGTGGTTCGTGCCAGCTCGCACCAATCACCAACAACCAACCACCAACAACTTCACTTCAGCCAACGCGTCAGTGAAAGAAATCAAGCGAAACATTTCCTTTCTGCGGTACCACAACCCCGCCCGCCCGCGACCGTCGCGGCGCCGGCGGGGATGTGGCCGTTTTCTCGCCTGTGCGCGGGTGAACAATGCCTGAATCGATCAAGCAGATTTCGTTCGGAAAGCTCGAGCAGGGGATGGAAATGCCCCATCTCCTCGACATCCAGACGCAAGCGTTCGAAGCGCTGCTGCAGACGGATGCCGCCGCTCATGAGCGCGAGGACGTCGGCCTCGAGCGGGTCTTCAAGGACCTGTTCCCGATCACCGACGTTCACGAGAACTTCTCTCTCGAGTTCGTTCGCTACTCCCTCGGCGAGCCGAAGTACACCGTCGAGGAGTGCATCGAGCGCGACATGACCTACTCCGCCCCGTTGAAGGCGACGCTCCAACTCGTCATCAACGAGGAAGTGAACGGAGTGAAACGGCCGCGGAACATCATCGAGAAAGAAGTCTATCTCGGCGAGCTTCCGCTGCTCACGCCGTTAGGCACCTTCGTCATCAATGGCGCCGAGCGCGTGATCGTGAGCCAGTTGCACCGGTCGCCGGGTGTCGTGTTCGAAGAAGCGACGCACCCGAATGGCCAGCGGCTCATATCGGCGCGCATCATCCCGTTCCGCGGATCGTGGGTGGAGTTCACGGTCGACATTCACGACGTGATCTACGTCCATATTGATAAGAAAAAGAAATTTCCGGCGACGGCGCTTCTCCGTGCCTTTGGGTACGGCACGAACTCGGATATTTTGCGTCTCTTTTTCGCCGTGCGAGAGCTCGATCTCACGAAGAAGCGCGAGAGCCGGGGCGAGCAGCGAGAAGTGTTGGGCGCGATCATCGCCGAAGACATCGCGCTGCCCGGGGAAGCCACGCCCGAGGACGCGCCCAAGGCGCGCACCAAGAAGGCGAAGGCCGATCGTGAACGCGCGGAAAACGTGCTCCTCGTGAAGGAGGGCGACGAGCTCACCGACGAGGTGCTCAATCGTGTTCGTCGTCAGGGCATCGACACGATCAAGATGTTCGCGTCGTACATGACGATCGATCTCCGCGACGAGCAGGATGCAATCGAGCGCGGGGAGCGTTCGGTGCGTCGCGTACTCGCGTTGGACGTGGCCAACGAAGACGGCGAAGTGATCGGCGAGGCAGGACAGCCGCTCAACGACACGCTCATTCGCAAGATCCGCAAGGCCGACATCACCAAGGTCCCGGTATTCGTTGCCTCCGGTCGCGCCGAGTCGACGCTGATCAAGAACACATTGGCCAAAGACCCGACGCGCAGCGAAAAAGAATCCCTTCAGCAGATCTACGCGTTGCTCCGTCCCGGCGACGCGCCGGACGCGGCGACGGCGAAGCAGGCGCTCGAGCGTCTGTTCTTCTCGCCGAAGCGCTACGATCTCGGGCGCGTCGGCCGTTACAAGATCAACCAGCGGCTCGGCCTAACGACCGATGCCGGTACTACGGTCCTCACGAAGGAGGACTTCGTCGCCATCCTGCGCTATCTCGTGGAACTGCACGAGGGTCGTGGGCATGTCGATGATATCGATCACCTTGGCAACCGCCGCATCCGCTCGGTCGGCGAGTTGATCGCGAATCAGTTCTCGGTCGGCTTGTCGCGCATGGCGCGCCTGGTGAAGGAGCGCATGTCCATCAACACGGATCCCGAGAAAATCTCGCTCGACGATCTCGTGAATGCCCGCACGGTCAGCGCGGTGATCCAGGCTTTCTTTGGATCGAGCCAGCTCTCGCAGTTCATGGATCAGACGAATCCGCTCGCCGAACTGACGCACAAGCGTCGACTCTCCGCGCTGGGTCCGGGTGGCCTAACGAGAGAGCGCGCCGGCTTCGAAGTCCGCGACGTGCACTACTCGCAATACGGCCGCATGTGCCCGATCGAGACGCCGGAAGGTCCGAACATCGGTCTCATCACGTCGCTCGCCTGCTTCGCGCGCGTCAACGATCTCGGCTTCGTCGAAACGCCTTATCGGGTCGTCAAGAACGGGAAGGTCTTTGACGACGAGATCGTCTGGCTCGACGCGAACCGCGAAGAAGACGCGATCATCGCTCAGGCGAACGCGAATCTCGAGGACGACGGGACGTTCAGCGACGATCTCGTCCTCTGCCGCCAGCAGGGTGACGTGCCGCAAGTGCCGCGCGATCGCGTGGACTACATGGACGTCGCGCCCGAGCAGCTCGTGTCGATCGCGGCGGCGTTGATTCCATTCCTCGAGCACGACGACGCGAACCGCGCGCTCATGGGATCGAACATGCAGCGTCAGGCGGTGCCACTCCTCAATCCCCGCACGCCGCTCGTCGGCACGGGACTCGAGGAGAAAGTCGCGCGCGATTCCGGCGCGGTCGTCATCGCCAAGCGGGCTGGCGTTGTCACGCGCGTGACGGCGGACGAGATCATCGTCGACAGCGGCCCGGCCGAGCGCCGCGCGCAGGAAGAGCGCCGCGGCGACGATCGACCGCTCGCACGCCTCACGCAACACGACCGCTACCGCTTGAAGAAGTACTGGCGCACGAACCAGGACACGGCGATCAATCAGCGACCACTTGTTCGTCTTGGTCAGCGCGTGAAGGAAGGCGATGTGCTTGCAGATGGCGCCGGGACTGAACAGGGTCAGTTGGCGTTGGGCTCGAACGTGACCGTCGCATTCATGCCGTGGTACGGGCACAACTTCGAGGACGCGATTGTCTTGTCCGAGCGGTTGGTGAAAGACGATGTCTATTCGTCCATTCACATCCAGGAGCTGGAGCTCCACGTACGGGACACCAAGCGCGGTCAGGAAGAGATCACGCGCGAGATTCCGAACGTCTCGGAAGAGGCGCTGCTCGACCTCGACGAGCGCGGCATCGTGCGCATCGGCGCACACGTGAAGCCAGGCGATATTCTGGTTGGGAAGATCACGCCGAAGGGAGAGACCGAGCTCTCGCCGGAAGAAAAGCTGCTCACGGCGATCTTCGGCGAGAAGGCCAAAGACGTCAAGGATTCTTCGCTCAAAGTGCCGCCGGGCATGGAGGGCGTCGTCATCGACGTCAAGATCTTCTCACGCATCGAAGACCAGGTCGTCGAGAAAGATCGCGGCGAGCGTATCGGTGAAGTGCGTCGCCTCGAGAACGAGGAGAAGCTGCGCGTGAACGAAGTGCGCGACACCGAGCTCCTCGACCTGCTCAACGATCAGACGATCGCGCTCGCGCTCAAGGCGGGAACGGTCGAGGAAGCGATTACGGCGGGCACGAAGGTCACGACGCAGATGTTGCGCGAGATGCGCCTCTCGTCGATCGACCTGAAGACGCTGCGCGTCGAGAACAAGCGAACGAACGAGCGCGTGCGGCAGATCATCGATGCATCGAGTGAAGAGAAGACGCGCATCGAAGAGCGGGCCGAGGAGCGGATCGACCGCATCCTCCAGCCCGACGAGCTGCCACCGGGTGTCATTCAGCTCGTGAAGGTGTATCTGGCCGAGAAGCGCAAGATCTCGGTCGGTGACAAGATGGCGGGTCGCCACGGCAACAAGGGTATCGTTGCGCGTATCGTCCCCGAGGAAGATATGCCCTTCCTCCCGGATGGGCGGCCTGTTGACATAGTGCTAAACCCGCTCGGTGTGCCTTCGCGAATGAACGTCGGTCAGATCCTCGAGACCCATCTCGGATGGGCGGCGAAGATTCTCAATTTTTATGCGAAGACGCCGGTGTTCCAGGGCACGAATGAGCGGGAGATTGGGCTGCTGTTGAAGATTGCTGGTATCAGGTGGGCCGCGCAGGCGTTAGGCCTGCGGACGCCGGCGCCGAGCATCACCGACGCCGATGTGCGGACCATCCTCGCGGACATCAAGCCGGCGAATGCGGGCGGCGGCGTCGAAGTGTTCGAGCGACTCGAGGAAGCGTCGCTCAGCCACCTTGGCGGCCGCGCGATGTCGGCGGGAACGCGCGAGATTCATCATCGCCTGCGCGACTTTCTCGCCGACGCGGCGCGCGAGCTCGCCGACCGCGAGCAGCGCGAGCTGACGCATCAATCGGACTTCCACACCGCACGCTCGGATGACGAAGCATCGGGCGCGTCGCAGCGGACCGAGTACAAGAGCACGCTGCGTCAGCTCGAAAAGACACGCGGAACGTCCGCCTCGGACATGCTGCAAGCCGAAGAACTGCCGGCGCTCGCGGCGGCTCTCACAAAGAAAGCGGAGCTGGACGTCGACGCCGCGGCGCAGGAGCTGATGCGGCTCGCCGGCCTGTCTCCCTATGGCAAGGTGCGGCTCCGCGACGGCCGCAGCGGCGAGACCTTCGCCTTCCCGGTGACGGTCGGCGAGATCTACATGCTGAAGCTGTCGCACCTGGTCGACGACAAGATTCACGCGCGGAGCATCGGCCCGTACTCGCTGGTCACGCAACAGCCGCTCGCCGGCAAGGCGCAGTTCGGCGGACAGCGATTCGGGGAAATGGAGGTGTGGGCGCTGGAAGCCTACGGCGCCGCGCACGTACTTCAGGAAATACTCACGGTGAAGTCGGACGACGTGAACGGACGCAGTCGAGTGTACGAGGCAATCGTGAAGGGACAGAACCTTCCGGATCCCGGCATTCCGGAGTCGTTCAACGTGCTCGTGAAGGAACTGCAAGCGCTCGGCATCAAGGTCACGATGGGTCAGAGCGACGATGGTTTCTACGGGACCGGCATTGACACCGGCACCTCTGTCAACAACGGCAAGGGGAGCGAGGAGTAATCAATGATTGATTTCCGCAGCGTGCGCGATGCACGCGCATCGGCGTTCGATTATATCCAGGTCCGGATCGCCTCGCCCGAGGAGATTCGCGGCCCGAAGGACCCGAAGGAGCGCGAGCGCCTCGAGATGGCTGGCGTGCGCAACTGGTGGTCGTGGGGAGAAGTTACTAAACCCGAGACGATCAACTACCGCTCGTTCAAGCCGGAGAAGGACGGCTTGTTCTGCGAGCGCATTTTTGGTCCCGTCAAGGACTGGGAGTGTCACTGCGGCAAGTACAAGCGCATCCGCTATCGCGGCGTGATCTGCGATCGCTGCGGCGTCGAGGTGACGCTGTCCAAGGTGCGCCGCGAGCGCATGGGTCACATCGAGCTCGCGGTGCCGGTCGCGCACATCTGGTTCTTCAAGACGCTGCCGAGCCCGATGGGGAACCTGCTCGACGTCACGCTCCGTGACCTCGAGAAGGTGATCTATTACTCGAACTACATCGTCATCGAACCGGGCGAGCAGGACGTCTCCACCAACCAGCTGTTGGACGAAGAGGAGTATCTCGCGCTTCGTACAAAGGCCAAGGAAGAGAACGACGCCGCATTTAACGCGGACATCGGTGCGCCTGCCGTTCGTGAGCTCCTGCGTCGTCTCGACGTCGACACGTTGGCTGATACGCTGCGCGCCGAGGTCGCGAACGAGACGTCGCAGCATCGCAAGAAGATGCTGCTCAAGCGCCTCAAGATCGTCGACGCGTTCCGCAACTCGGGTGAGTCGGGCGACGCGCGCAACCGGCCGGAGTGGATGATCCTCGACGTGATTCCGGTCATTCCGCCGGATCTGCGCCCGCTCGTCCCATTGGACGGAGGACGTTTTGCTACGTCGGATCTGAATGACCTCTATCGGCGCGTCATCAACAGGAATAATCGACTGCAAAAGTTGATTATGCACCGTGCGCCGGAAGTCATTCTCCGGAACGAGAAGCGGATGTTGCAGGAGGCGGTCGACGCGTTGTTCGACAACGGGCGGCGCTCGAAGGCGATTCGTGGGCGCGGTAAGCGTCCGCTCAAGTCGCTTTCGGATATGCTCAAGGGCAAGCAGGGCCGGTTCCGTCAGAACCTGCTCGGCAAGCGTGTCGACTACTCGGGCCGTTCGGTCATCGTCGTCGGTCCCGAGCTGCAGCTCCATCAGTGTGGCTTGCCGAAGCTGATGGCGCTCGAGCTCTTCAAGCCCTTTATCATCCACAAGCTCGTGGAAAAGGGAATTGCGGAAACGGTGAAGCGCGCGAAGAAGATCGTCGAGCGCGAGTCGCCGGAGGTGTACGAGATTCTCGAGGAGATCATCCGCGACCACCCGGTTCTGCTCAACCGCGCGCCGACACTGCACCGGTTAGGCATCCAGGCGTTCGAGCCAGTACTGGTCGAAGGCAAGGCCATTCGTATCCACCCGCTCGTCTGCGCCGCCTTCAATGCAGATTTCGACGGCGACCAGATGGCCGTGCACGTGCCGCTGTCCTTCGAGGCCCAGCTCGAGAGCCGGTTGTTGATGCTGTCGTCGAACAACATCCTCAAGCCGTCCGACGGTCGTCCCGTTGCCGAGCCAAGTCAGGACATCGTCCTGGGCTGCTACTTCGCGACGAAGGCACCGGCGGACTTCAACCAGGTCGATATGAAGACGCTCAAGCGCTACACGAGCGTCGCCGAGATCGAGATGGAGCTTGCGATCGGCCGCATCACGCGACAGACGGCGCTGCTCTTCTACGTGCAGGAAGCGTCGAACGGTCGGTGGGAGAAGACGACGGCGGGGCGCGTCCTCTTCAACGCAATCGTGCCGCCGGAGCTTGGTTTCAAGAACGCCGATATGAAGAAGAAGGTGCTCTCCGAGCTCGTCTTCGAGTCGTATCGCAAGGCCGGACTCTCGACGACGGTCAGCTTCCTCGACCGCTTGAAGGAATTCGGTTTCTCGAACGCGACGCGCGGTGGCGTCTCGATCGGCATCGAGGACCTCGAGATTCCAACGGCGAAGACGACGCTCTTGCAGGAAGCCGAGGAGCGCGTCGAGCGATTCCAGCGCGCATATCAGACCGGTAACATCACGAACGGTGAGCGCTACAACAAAGTCATCGACACGTGGACGCACGCCAACTCCGACATCGCCGACGAGATGGTCAAGTCGATGCGCGAGTCCAAGCGTGGCTTCAATCCCGTGTTCATGATGTTCGACTCCGGCTCACGCGGCAGCCGCGATCAGATCCGTCAGCTGGCGGGTATGCGCGGTCTCATGGCGAAGCCGCAGAAGAAGCTCACGGGCGGCATTGGCGAGATCATTGAATCGCCCATCAAGTCGAATTTCCGCGAAGGACTCTCGCCACTCGAGTACTTCACATCAACACACGGAGCTCGGAAAGGCCTAGCTGATACGGCTCTAAAGACGGCCGACGCTGGCTACCTGACGAGACGACTCGTCGACGTCGCGCAGGACGTAACCATAACAGAAGACGATTGCGGTACGATCCAGGGTCTCGACATCGCCGCGCTGAAGGAGGGCGAGGACATCATCGAGCCGCTGTCGGAGCGCATCGTCGGCAACGTCGCGTCGGAGGACGTCGAGGATCCGCACGAGTTCGATCAGTCGGGCCGTCGGCGCTTGCTCGTCGAAGCGGGTCAGTTGATCAACGAGGAGACGGCGCGCGACATCGAGGAGTCGGGGATCGAGACGGTTCGCATTCGCTCGGTGCTCACCTGCGAGGCGAAGCGTGGTCTCTGCCGGAATTGCTACGGCCGCAACCTGGCGACGATGGAAATGGTGGACCTCGGCGAAGCCGTCGGCATCATCGCGGCACAGTCGATT
This region of Gemmatimonadaceae bacterium genomic DNA includes:
- the rplA gene encoding 50S ribosomal protein L1, whose translation is MQTHGKKYNNAAKNRDITSLYQPRQALEIVKKSAYAKFDETIEVAVRLGVDPRHADQVVRGTVVLPAGTGKSVRVLVIAAGDRAREAQEAGADFVGPEYIQRIKDGWLEFDVLIATPDQMGQLGQLGRVLGPRGLMPNPKAGTVTMNVGNAVRETKAGKIEFRVDKSGNVHAAIGKVSFGVEALETNFTAFMDQIVRQKPAAAKGVYVQNVCISSTMGPGVTIDTTPYR
- the rplK gene encoding 50S ribosomal protein L11, producing the protein MAKKVAGFVKLQIPAGQATPAPPVGTALGPQGINIMAFVKEFNSRTQKEAGTILPVEITIFSDKSFTFITKTPPAAVLLKKEAGIEKGSGQPNRNKVGKVTKAQIRKIAEIKLPDLNCDSLESAMAMVAGAARSMGVEVVD
- the nusG gene encoding transcription termination/antitermination protein NusG is translated as MNAMEQRWYAIQTTAGHENKVRSLIQRKIELDTRPAEDRQLRQALVPTQEVVEIKNGKKVTVERKLYPGYVLVEMIMNQETAHVINSIQGVIKFVGHDQRFPQPLRADEVNRLLGIADETEQEEPKEEIPFLVGQAVAITEGPFTDFNGTVEEVIVDKGKVRVSVSLFGRPTSVELDYLQLRAY
- the rpoC gene encoding DNA-directed RNA polymerase subunit beta' translates to MIDFRSVRDARASAFDYIQVRIASPEEIRGPKDPKERERLEMAGVRNWWSWGEVTKPETINYRSFKPEKDGLFCERIFGPVKDWECHCGKYKRIRYRGVICDRCGVEVTLSKVRRERMGHIELAVPVAHIWFFKTLPSPMGNLLDVTLRDLEKVIYYSNYIVIEPGEQDVSTNQLLDEEEYLALRTKAKEENDAAFNADIGAPAVRELLRRLDVDTLADTLRAEVANETSQHRKKMLLKRLKIVDAFRNSGESGDARNRPEWMILDVIPVIPPDLRPLVPLDGGRFATSDLNDLYRRVINRNNRLQKLIMHRAPEVILRNEKRMLQEAVDALFDNGRRSKAIRGRGKRPLKSLSDMLKGKQGRFRQNLLGKRVDYSGRSVIVVGPELQLHQCGLPKLMALELFKPFIIHKLVEKGIAETVKRAKKIVERESPEVYEILEEIIRDHPVLLNRAPTLHRLGIQAFEPVLVEGKAIRIHPLVCAAFNADFDGDQMAVHVPLSFEAQLESRLLMLSSNNILKPSDGRPVAEPSQDIVLGCYFATKAPADFNQVDMKTLKRYTSVAEIEMELAIGRITRQTALLFYVQEASNGRWEKTTAGRVLFNAIVPPELGFKNADMKKKVLSELVFESYRKAGLSTTVSFLDRLKEFGFSNATRGGVSIGIEDLEIPTAKTTLLQEAEERVERFQRAYQTGNITNGERYNKVIDTWTHANSDIADEMVKSMRESKRGFNPVFMMFDSGSRGSRDQIRQLAGMRGLMAKPQKKLTGGIGEIIESPIKSNFREGLSPLEYFTSTHGARKGLADTALKTADAGYLTRRLVDVAQDVTITEDDCGTIQGLDIAALKEGEDIIEPLSERIVGNVASEDVEDPHEFDQSGRRRLLVEAGQLINEETARDIEESGIETVRIRSVLTCEAKRGLCRNCYGRNLATMEMVDLGEAVGIIAAQSIGEPGTQLTLRTFHIGGTAARIAEQTARKSKVPGTIEYGDRLVVVTNAEGQSVVTSYEGEILIKASSDRNAGVAARLQVPLGAILMVKDGDDVKRDQVIFSWDPYTNPIIADVEGTIRFVDIVEEESVSEELDELTGLRQRVIIEDREKKLHPHIEIVQEKAGKEKRVRDFVIPVGAQLTVDDGQKIGAGTTIAKVGREAYKTRDITGGLPRVAELFEARRPKDPATISEIDGVVRFGEIKRGKREVRVHPINKDGSIDETVEAQTYEVPAGKHLRVHEGDRVRAGDRLSEGPVNPHDILRIKGPRAVQEYLLNEVQEVYRLQGVKINDKHIGVIVRQMLQKVRILEPGETEFLEGEHVDKQVFREVNDRSKKKKESPSTAEPLLLGITKASLTTQSFISAASFQETTRVLTDASIRGAKDDLLGLKENIIIGHLIPAGTGMYRYQEVDLDLQPPEGSEGFAPLPATPEPELKSIFSIAEEEGGGDFTATPRPSLPREAR
- the rplL gene encoding 50S ribosomal protein L7/L12, giving the protein MPTTLSKDEIIEAIGNMSVFELHDLIETFKSRFNVTIAAAPVGAAPAAGGGGGAAAPVMEEQTEFDVVLKEAGAKKIQVIKVVRELTGLGLKEAKDLVDGAPQTVKSGVSKDESATVKAKLEEQGATVEVK
- the rplJ gene encoding 50S ribosomal protein L10, coding for MNRTEKEQLVTELKDKIKNAPALYYTDFTGLNVKRMTELRRRLRRANIEYVVIKNTLALRAVNESGLVADRLRGPTGLVVARDPVTAAKVLQDFAKENDQKPALKGGMLDGRSIAVAQVKQLASMPSREQMLAQLGAGLQSPLAAFAGALNGLLYMFAGALEALHQQRGGSAA
- the rpoB gene encoding DNA-directed RNA polymerase subunit beta, with product MPESIKQISFGKLEQGMEMPHLLDIQTQAFEALLQTDAAAHEREDVGLERVFKDLFPITDVHENFSLEFVRYSLGEPKYTVEECIERDMTYSAPLKATLQLVINEEVNGVKRPRNIIEKEVYLGELPLLTPLGTFVINGAERVIVSQLHRSPGVVFEEATHPNGQRLISARIIPFRGSWVEFTVDIHDVIYVHIDKKKKFPATALLRAFGYGTNSDILRLFFAVRELDLTKKRESRGEQREVLGAIIAEDIALPGEATPEDAPKARTKKAKADRERAENVLLVKEGDELTDEVLNRVRRQGIDTIKMFASYMTIDLRDEQDAIERGERSVRRVLALDVANEDGEVIGEAGQPLNDTLIRKIRKADITKVPVFVASGRAESTLIKNTLAKDPTRSEKESLQQIYALLRPGDAPDAATAKQALERLFFSPKRYDLGRVGRYKINQRLGLTTDAGTTVLTKEDFVAILRYLVELHEGRGHVDDIDHLGNRRIRSVGELIANQFSVGLSRMARLVKERMSINTDPEKISLDDLVNARTVSAVIQAFFGSSQLSQFMDQTNPLAELTHKRRLSALGPGGLTRERAGFEVRDVHYSQYGRMCPIETPEGPNIGLITSLACFARVNDLGFVETPYRVVKNGKVFDDEIVWLDANREEDAIIAQANANLEDDGTFSDDLVLCRQQGDVPQVPRDRVDYMDVAPEQLVSIAAALIPFLEHDDANRALMGSNMQRQAVPLLNPRTPLVGTGLEEKVARDSGAVVIAKRAGVVTRVTADEIIVDSGPAERRAQEERRGDDRPLARLTQHDRYRLKKYWRTNQDTAINQRPLVRLGQRVKEGDVLADGAGTEQGQLALGSNVTVAFMPWYGHNFEDAIVLSERLVKDDVYSSIHIQELELHVRDTKRGQEEITREIPNVSEEALLDLDERGIVRIGAHVKPGDILVGKITPKGETELSPEEKLLTAIFGEKAKDVKDSSLKVPPGMEGVVIDVKIFSRIEDQVVEKDRGERIGEVRRLENEEKLRVNEVRDTELLDLLNDQTIALALKAGTVEEAITAGTKVTTQMLREMRLSSIDLKTLRVENKRTNERVRQIIDASSEEKTRIEERAEERIDRILQPDELPPGVIQLVKVYLAEKRKISVGDKMAGRHGNKGIVARIVPEEDMPFLPDGRPVDIVLNPLGVPSRMNVGQILETHLGWAAKILNFYAKTPVFQGTNEREIGLLLKIAGIRWAAQALGLRTPAPSITDADVRTILADIKPANAGGGVEVFERLEEASLSHLGGRAMSAGTREIHHRLRDFLADAARELADREQRELTHQSDFHTARSDDEASGASQRTEYKSTLRQLEKTRGTSASDMLQAEELPALAAALTKKAELDVDAAAQELMRLAGLSPYGKVRLRDGRSGETFAFPVTVGEIYMLKLSHLVDDKIHARSIGPYSLVTQQPLAGKAQFGGQRFGEMEVWALEAYGAAHVLQEILTVKSDDVNGRSRVYEAIVKGQNLPDPGIPESFNVLVKELQALGIKVTMGQSDDGFYGTGIDTGTSVNNGKGSEE